A single genomic interval of Rosistilla ulvae harbors:
- a CDS encoding efflux transporter outer membrane subunit — protein MLSNEPKRPIAAAACPMGGRIRAVGLAAWSIAWLLSLGGCGFLAQWKTNGHKVGPDHVAPTAAVAEHWIDFNNPKLISSQNGVDDENWWKMFRDPEIEQIVSAANSNYLPLRIAMLRIQEARLQRAIAVGNLLPQSQEFFAEFQRIQNSDNGNQIGIADLGNTFDLYQFGFNANWELDVWGRLRRQIESEGAKVQGTIEDRRDVKLSLVSDAISAYIEIRTNQDRLVFAHANIKAQQKTLELAESRFKNGSVSKLDVTQARANLEATRAAIPELERSLRVANNQLCVLLGLSPRDLIAQMGWAGVPNTPDAIMVGMPVDLLRRRPDIRSAERAIAAQSALIGVAAADLFPTFSLRGTINWQSFNFPDLFESASNAGAIIPGVRWNLLNYGRLMNNVQIQETRLERTIVEYRQAVLKAGSEVEDAMIRFVKAREQIASRERAVAATAESIEIATLQYEEGTVEFDRVNELRKDLVRQQDLLALARGEAALGIVAIYRTLGGGWGSADQVDANCEPSPPPPETLAPQSPTMTSLELNPPTTADRSPTVTVRTIGNKTLVPNNPYQPLHPSVDARQPVSLGRPQPLR, from the coding sequence ATGCTGTCGAACGAACCGAAACGCCCGATCGCTGCCGCTGCCTGCCCGATGGGTGGGCGGATCCGCGCGGTCGGTCTGGCGGCTTGGTCGATCGCTTGGCTGCTCTCGCTGGGAGGCTGCGGCTTCCTGGCTCAATGGAAGACCAACGGGCACAAGGTCGGCCCCGATCATGTCGCTCCCACTGCCGCGGTCGCCGAGCATTGGATCGATTTCAACAATCCCAAGCTGATCAGTTCGCAAAATGGTGTCGACGATGAGAACTGGTGGAAGATGTTCCGCGATCCGGAGATCGAGCAGATCGTTTCGGCCGCCAACAGCAACTACCTGCCATTGCGGATCGCGATGCTGCGAATCCAAGAGGCCCGATTGCAGCGGGCGATTGCGGTGGGCAATCTTCTGCCGCAATCGCAGGAGTTTTTCGCGGAGTTCCAGCGGATCCAAAACAGTGACAACGGGAACCAGATCGGAATCGCCGATCTCGGCAACACGTTCGACCTCTATCAATTTGGCTTTAACGCCAACTGGGAGCTGGATGTTTGGGGGCGTTTGCGGCGTCAGATCGAATCCGAAGGAGCCAAGGTGCAGGGGACGATCGAAGACCGCCGCGACGTGAAACTGTCGCTGGTCTCCGATGCGATTTCGGCTTACATCGAGATCCGTACCAACCAAGATCGCCTCGTTTTCGCTCACGCCAATATCAAAGCCCAGCAGAAAACATTGGAGCTAGCCGAATCGCGATTCAAGAACGGTTCGGTCTCCAAGCTGGATGTGACACAGGCGCGGGCCAATCTGGAAGCGACGCGGGCCGCGATCCCCGAACTGGAACGGAGTCTACGCGTTGCGAACAACCAACTGTGTGTTCTGCTGGGGCTCTCCCCACGCGATCTGATCGCGCAGATGGGGTGGGCCGGCGTCCCAAACACTCCCGATGCGATCATGGTCGGAATGCCAGTCGATCTGCTGCGTCGGCGTCCCGACATTCGCAGCGCCGAGCGGGCGATCGCGGCGCAAAGTGCGCTGATCGGCGTCGCCGCAGCCGATCTATTTCCGACCTTTTCGCTGCGTGGGACCATCAATTGGCAATCGTTCAATTTTCCCGACCTGTTCGAATCGGCATCCAATGCCGGAGCGATCATCCCCGGGGTTCGCTGGAACTTGTTGAACTATGGCCGTCTGATGAACAACGTCCAGATCCAGGAGACGCGGTTGGAACGGACGATCGTCGAATACCGCCAGGCGGTTTTGAAAGCGGGAAGCGAGGTGGAGGATGCGATGATTCGATTTGTCAAAGCGCGGGAGCAGATCGCGAGTCGCGAGCGAGCGGTTGCGGCGACCGCTGAATCGATCGAAATCGCCACGCTGCAATATGAAGAGGGGACTGTCGAATTCGATCGCGTCAACGAATTGCGTAAAGACCTCGTTCGCCAGCAAGATCTGTTGGCCCTGGCTCGTGGCGAAGCGGCCCTTGGGATCGTCGCGATCTACCGAACGCTCGGCGGCGGTTGGGGCTCGGCGGATCAAGTCGATGCAAATTGTGAGCCCTCACCGCCGCCGCCGGAGACACTCGCCCCGCAAAGCCCGACCATGACTTCGCTGGAATTGAACCCGCCGACCACAGCCGACCGATCGCCAACAGTGACCGTTCGTACGATCGGCAACAAGACGCTGGTCCCCAACAACCCCTACCAACCGCTCCATCCATCGGTCGACGCCAGGCAGCCCGTTTCTCTCGGTCGGCCCCAGCCACTGCGGTAG
- a CDS encoding dihydrodipicolinate synthase family protein has translation MAQSNRITGILTPNIVPLDPRGNVDEQTLRGYVDWLIAHGVDGLYPNGSTGEFVRFTAAERREIARIVIDQAAGRVPVLVGAAEANVRETIEACDAYGEMGAQAVAIVAPYYFKLSDEGVYSYFREIADAVSVNVTLYNIPLFASEIDLATARRLAEECPRVVGIKDSSGDLPHMMRMIAAIRPQRPEFSFLTGWDASLSAMLLMGADGGTNATSGVVPELTAAVYKACKAGDLSEAVRLQNELTPLFDTMIGTGEFPEGFRAGLRTRGWDMGRSRQPMTAAQYDKSAQTEAKIKGMLTSYTNGAVTSASATPESIDAIVRRVLSELKA, from the coding sequence ATGGCCCAATCCAATCGCATCACTGGCATCCTGACTCCAAACATCGTTCCGCTGGACCCTCGCGGCAACGTCGATGAACAAACGTTACGAGGCTACGTCGATTGGTTGATCGCCCACGGCGTCGATGGGCTGTATCCCAACGGCAGCACGGGTGAGTTCGTTCGCTTTACCGCAGCCGAGCGCCGCGAGATCGCTCGAATCGTGATCGATCAAGCCGCCGGTCGCGTTCCCGTTTTGGTTGGAGCCGCCGAAGCGAACGTCCGCGAAACGATCGAGGCCTGCGACGCGTATGGCGAAATGGGTGCCCAAGCGGTTGCGATCGTCGCTCCTTATTATTTCAAGTTGAGCGACGAAGGCGTTTACAGTTATTTCCGTGAAATCGCCGACGCCGTTTCGGTCAACGTCACGCTCTATAACATTCCGCTGTTTGCGTCAGAGATCGATCTGGCCACGGCCCGCCGTCTGGCCGAAGAGTGCCCTCGCGTCGTCGGCATCAAAGACAGCTCGGGCGACCTGCCACACATGATGCGGATGATCGCCGCGATTCGCCCGCAGCGACCGGAGTTCAGTTTCTTGACGGGCTGGGATGCTTCGTTGTCAGCGATGCTGTTGATGGGAGCCGATGGTGGCACCAACGCGACCAGCGGTGTTGTCCCCGAACTGACCGCCGCGGTCTACAAGGCTTGCAAAGCGGGCGACTTGAGCGAAGCGGTTCGCTTGCAAAACGAATTGACGCCGCTGTTCGATACGATGATCGGAACGGGCGAATTCCCTGAAGGCTTCCGCGCCGGCCTGCGAACTCGCGGCTGGGACATGGGCCGCAGTCGTCAACCGATGACCGCCGCACAATACGACAAGAGTGCGCAGACCGAAGCCAAAATCAAAGGAATGCTGACGTCGTACACCAACGGCGCCGTAACCTCCGCCTCCGCGACTCCCGAAAGCATCGACGCCATCGTCCGCCGCGTCCTCAGCGAACTGAAAGCGTAG